One genomic segment of Paenibacillus durus includes these proteins:
- the cysK gene encoding cysteine synthase A, with protein MSTKVVNHITELIGDTPVVRLNRITGPNDAELYVKLERFNPSGSVKDRAAYNLILQAEKDGLLKPGGTIIEPTSGNTGIGLAMNAAAKGYRAIMVMPDNMTKERINLLKAYGAEVVLTPAAERMPGAIAKALEIGQETPGSFIPQQFENKANPDIHRTTTAVEILDQMEGKLDAFVATSGTGGTITGTGETLRAHLPDLRILVVEPKGSPVLSGGEPGPHKLVGTSPGFVPSILNTEVYDEIVQVSDEDALNTVRAMAAREGILIGPSGGAAVWTAMREAERLGSGKRVLCIAPDSGERYLSMGIF; from the coding sequence ATGTCAACGAAAGTGGTAAACCATATTACGGAGCTGATCGGAGATACTCCGGTTGTTCGCCTGAACCGTATAACCGGGCCGAATGATGCGGAGCTGTATGTTAAGCTTGAGCGGTTCAATCCGAGCGGCAGCGTCAAGGACCGGGCCGCGTACAATCTGATTCTGCAGGCCGAGAAGGATGGGCTGCTGAAACCGGGCGGCACCATTATCGAACCGACGAGCGGCAATACGGGAATCGGACTGGCGATGAATGCAGCAGCCAAGGGCTACCGCGCCATTATGGTCATGCCGGACAACATGACGAAGGAACGGATCAATCTGCTGAAGGCGTACGGAGCCGAAGTGGTGCTTACGCCGGCCGCCGAGCGGATGCCGGGAGCCATCGCCAAGGCGCTGGAGATCGGACAAGAAACCCCAGGAAGCTTTATCCCGCAGCAGTTCGAGAACAAGGCCAATCCCGACATCCACCGCACGACGACAGCGGTCGAGATTCTGGATCAAATGGAGGGTAAGCTGGACGCATTCGTTGCGACATCGGGTACCGGCGGAACCATTACGGGTACGGGAGAGACGCTGCGGGCGCATCTGCCCGATCTGCGCATTCTTGTAGTCGAGCCGAAGGGGTCGCCGGTATTGTCCGGCGGTGAGCCGGGGCCGCATAAGCTGGTCGGCACAAGCCCCGGGTTCGTGCCCTCCATTTTGAATACGGAAGTGTATGACGAGATTGTACAGGTGTCCGACGAGGACGCTCTGAATACCGTCCGGGCGATGGCGGCCAGGGAAGGAATCCTGATTGGCCCGTCCGGCGGCGCGGCGGTATGGACCGCCATGAGAGAGGCGGAAAGGCTGGGCAGCGGCAAACGTGTGCTCTGCATCGCCCCGGATTCGGGGGAGCGTTATTTGAGCATGGGGATTTTCTGA
- a CDS encoding NAD(+) synthase yields the protein MNPLLNFGFSRVAAASPELRVADCAFNANKIIEVIEQADKQRVEYLVLPELCITGYTCADLFMQRRLLDSALEALLAIAAKTADLSMVVIAGLPIDIRGRLYNCAAVIQSGSILGIVPKTCIPGYSEFYEPRWFAGAEELETTELRIGGAAIPIGSDLMFVCGENSNLAFGVEICEDLWVPIPPSSRLAQAGAVLLFNPSASNELVGKADYRRQLVSGQSASCVAGYVYAGCNTGESTTDVVFGGHSLIAENGQMLAESDRFTHESRITIADIDIPRLHYSRMAMGTFRGGRGGGDYREISFANPVPKSDYPRELAREVAANPFVPGNPLKRNERCQEILSIQTSGLMKRIRHIGTKQAVIGISGGLDSTLALLVAVRAMELLGRPASDVLAVTMPGFGTTNRTYDNAVGLIKALGASMMVVDIKAACLQHFADIGHDKDVHDLTYENVQARERTQILMDLANKNGGIVIGTGDLSELALGWCTYNGDHMSMYGVNSGIPKTLIKYVVQWYADHEADETASKFLYDIIDTGISPELLPPSPDGEIAQLTEDILGPYDVHDFYLYYMLRTGAPPAKILYLAQHAFGDRFTREQLVQWMRVFYSRFFTQQFKRSCLPDGPKVGTVSLSPRGDWRMPSDASASLWLREVEEL from the coding sequence GTGAACCCATTGCTGAATTTCGGTTTCTCAAGAGTCGCCGCCGCCTCCCCTGAACTACGGGTAGCCGACTGTGCGTTTAATGCCAATAAAATTATCGAAGTGATTGAGCAAGCTGACAAGCAGCGGGTGGAATACCTTGTTCTGCCGGAGCTGTGCATCACCGGCTATACCTGCGCGGATTTGTTCATGCAGCGCCGGCTGCTTGATTCAGCCCTGGAGGCTCTGCTCGCAATCGCCGCCAAAACTGCAGACCTGAGCATGGTTGTCATTGCCGGTCTGCCCATCGACATCAGAGGCCGGCTCTATAATTGCGCCGCCGTTATACAGAGCGGAAGCATTCTCGGGATTGTACCCAAGACCTGCATTCCCGGTTATAGTGAGTTCTACGAGCCCCGCTGGTTTGCCGGAGCCGAAGAGTTGGAAACTACGGAGCTGCGCATCGGCGGAGCCGCAATCCCGATCGGCAGCGATCTTATGTTTGTCTGTGGCGAGAATTCCAATCTGGCCTTCGGCGTGGAAATCTGCGAGGATCTGTGGGTTCCCATTCCGCCGAGCAGCCGTCTGGCCCAGGCGGGAGCAGTGCTGCTGTTCAATCCGTCCGCCAGCAACGAACTTGTCGGCAAAGCGGATTATCGGCGGCAGCTTGTCTCGGGGCAATCCGCTTCCTGCGTGGCCGGATACGTCTATGCCGGCTGCAATACCGGCGAATCGACAACGGATGTCGTCTTCGGCGGCCACTCCCTCATCGCCGAGAACGGACAGATGCTGGCTGAATCCGACCGGTTCACCCATGAGAGCCGGATCACCATCGCCGATATCGACATTCCGAGACTCCATTATTCCCGCATGGCCATGGGGACCTTCCGGGGCGGCCGGGGCGGCGGTGATTACCGTGAGATTTCGTTCGCGAATCCCGTCCCCAAGAGCGATTATCCCCGGGAGCTGGCCCGTGAAGTGGCCGCGAACCCCTTTGTCCCGGGCAATCCGCTTAAGCGGAACGAACGCTGCCAGGAAATACTGTCGATACAGACCTCCGGCCTGATGAAGCGCATACGTCACATCGGCACCAAGCAGGCGGTGATCGGCATTTCCGGCGGGCTTGATTCCACGCTCGCGCTGCTTGTCGCGGTAAGGGCGATGGAGCTGTTGGGCCGTCCGGCCAGCGATGTACTTGCCGTTACAATGCCCGGGTTCGGAACGACGAACCGGACCTACGATAACGCCGTCGGCCTGATCAAGGCGCTGGGGGCTTCGATGATGGTCGTCGACATCAAAGCCGCCTGCCTCCAGCACTTTGCGGACATCGGTCACGATAAGGACGTGCACGACCTGACTTATGAGAATGTTCAGGCCAGAGAGCGCACGCAGATTCTGATGGATCTGGCCAACAAGAACGGCGGCATCGTCATCGGGACCGGCGACCTGTCCGAACTTGCTCTCGGCTGGTGTACCTATAACGGCGACCATATGTCTATGTACGGCGTCAATTCGGGGATTCCGAAGACGCTGATCAAATATGTTGTCCAATGGTACGCCGACCATGAAGCGGACGAGACCGCCAGCAAGTTTCTGTACGACATCATCGACACAGGAATCAGTCCGGAGCTGCTGCCACCTTCACCGGATGGCGAGATCGCCCAGCTCACGGAAGACATTCTGGGTCCATACGATGTGCATGATTTCTATCTGTACTACATGCTAAGAACGGGAGCTCCGCCCGCCAAAATTCTGTATCTCGCGCAGCATGCATTCGGTGATCGCTTCACTAGAGAGCAGTTGGTACAGTGGATGCGCGTGTTCTACAGCCGCTTCTTCACCCAGCAGTTCAAACGCTCTTGTCTGCCAGACGGCCCGAAAGTCGGCACGGTCAGCCTGTCGCCGCGCGGAGACTGGCGCATGCCAAGCGACGCCTCCGCCTCGCTGTGGCTGCGGGAAGTGGAAGAATTGTAA